The following coding sequences lie in one Panicum virgatum strain AP13 chromosome 6N, P.virgatum_v5, whole genome shotgun sequence genomic window:
- the LOC120678936 gene encoding pentatricopeptide repeat-containing protein At1g19720-like translates to MELLLAPLPSILPRPHQFPPQPASRPRHGRIQEPIMAFAQAPPLALPFQEARSSFQAPRHSTRPPAQEPRIHPPPGPSLRSEPRMVSDTKLITMHSCAGRLVDARKVFDGMACRDLLAWSAIIGAYAIRGMYSDVIGLTLTMVREGVIPDRFLITRILQACAYTEELKLGMAMHSLAIRKGFTERARDVPVGNSVLVMYVKCRELGHARRVFGKMVQRDLGTWNSMIFGCCRSGEWEEARRLLSDMRHEGTEPGVVTWNTLISSYARSGDLDVAMELLEQMEESGVAPDVVTWTSLVSGFVHSDRGDEALQCFIRMRLAGIEPNGMTIASAISACASLRLLSQGMELHCHAIKVGSVNNVLSGNSLVDMYAKCGEIVAAKKIFNKIPEKDIFSWNSMVAGYAQAGYCGKAYELFCKMESLGVRRNVITWNIMISGYIRNGDDERAFELFQMMESCGVKRDTASWNILIAGSVHNGHFDRALRIFRQMRALLVRPDYITILSIIPAFANLVAFWKVREIHACIFHHNLEMDAKIANALISAYSKSGDLAGACAVFDRHSSRNIITWNCIILAHLLHGSPSEALDRFSQMKQEGVLPDNTTLTAIIKAYGLKGKVSEAKEIFYNMTHDYNIPPDVDHYAAMVDILGRSGRLEEAYELIDEMPLIPSLAVWEALLTAATIHGNVRLANLAARELVSIEPSDPRIQRLIYNLQDLAGKSVDVPHMIVSNKGRELEEVDSCSVEIENKVYLFSTGDNFVLECTVAELKSIMVQIGISMLNTSSGTPDVEEEKEELSAMHCEKLAIALAISNSPPFRSIRIIKNVRMCRHCHTFSKLVSEKYERQILIKDSNCLHKFKGGKCSCEDYW, encoded by the coding sequence ATGGAGCTCCTCCTGGCTCCCCTCCCCTCCATCCTCCCCAGGCCCCACCAATTCCCGCCCCAACCCGCCTCCAggccccgccatggccgcatCCAAGAACCCATCATGGCGTTCGCGCAAGCTCCTCCCCTCGCGCTTCCATTCCAAGAAGCAAGAAGCAGCTTCCAAGCCCCTCGCCACAGCACCCGCCCCCCTGCCCAAGAGCCAAGAATCCACCCGCCGCCTGGTCCTTCGCTTCGCAGCGAGCCCCGGATGGTCTCGGATACGAAGCTTATCACGATGCACTCCTGCGCCGGGCGCCTGGTCGACGCTCGCAAGGTTTTCGACGGAATGGCGTGCAGGGATCTGCTCGCCTGGTCGGCAATTATCGGGGCCTACGCTATCAGGGGCATGTACAGCGATGTCATTGGGCTCACATTGACAATGGTCAGAGAAGGGGTCATCCCGGACCGGTTCTTGATCACCCGGATTTTACAGGCATGTGCGTACACTGAGGAATTGAAGCTCGGGATGGCGATGCATTCCTTGGCTATTCGGAAAGGGTTCACGGAGAGAGCAAGGGATGTGCCAGTCGGTAACTCGGTGCTGGTGATGTATGTGAAGTGCAGAGAATTGGGGCATGCGCGTAGGGTGTTTGGGAAGATGGTGCAGCGGGACTTGGGCACATGGAACTCGATGATTTTTGGGTGTTGCCGGTCCGGTGAGTGGGAGGAGGCGCGGAGGCTGCTTTCTGATATGAGGCATGAAGGTACAGAGCCTGGGGTTGTCACATGGAATACATTGATTTCGAGCTATGCGAGGTCTGGGGATCTTGATGTGGCCATGGAGCTGCTGGAGCAGATGGAGGAATCTGGAGTTGCTCCAGATGTTGTCACCTGGACTAGCCTTGTGTCTGGGTTTGTCCACAGTGATAGGGGGGATGAGGCACTTCAGTGTTTCATCCGGATGCGTCTTGCTGGAATCGAACCGAATGGTATGACAATTGCAAGTGCCATCTCAGCTTGTGCAAGTTTGAGGTTACTGAGTCAGGGAATGGAGCTCCATTGCCATGCAATTAAGGTTGGGAGTGTGAACAATGTGCTCTCAGGGAACTCCTTGGTTGACATGTATGCAAAGTGTGGAGAAATTGTTGCGGCCAAGAAAATATTTAACAAGATACCCGAGAAGGATATATTCTCCTGGAATTCAATGGTTGCAGGGTATGCACAAGCAGGCTATTGTGGCAAAGCATATGAACTTTTCTGTAAGATGGAGAGCCTTGGTGTTCGGCGCAATGTGATTACCTGGAATATAATGATCTCAGGATACATACGAAATGGGGATGACGAGAGAGCCTTTGAACTATTCCAGATGATGGAAAGCTGTGGAGTAAAAAGGGATACAGCTTCTTGGAACATACTCATTGCGGGTTCAGTGCATAATGGTCATTTTGATAGAGCCCTAAGAATATTCCGGCAGATGCGAGCTCTTCTGGTGCGACCAGATTATATTACAATCCTAAGTATCATTCCAGCATTCGCAAATTTAGTTGCATTTTGGAAAGTAAGGGAGATCCATGCCTGCATTTTTCACCACAATTTAGAGATGGATGCTAAAATTGCAAATGCACTCATCAGTGCCTATTCAAAATCTGGCGATCTTGCTGGTGCTTGTGCTGTTTTTGATAGGCACTCGTCAAGAAACATTATTACTTGGAATTGTATCATTCTTGCACACTTGCTGCATGGTTCTCCAAGTGAAGCATTGGATCGCTTCTCTCAAATGAAACAAGAAGGTGTGTTACCAGATAATACAACCTTGACTGCCATAATCAAGGCCTATGGCCTCAAGGGCAAGGTATCTGAAGCGAAAGAAATATTTTACAACATGACGCATGATTACAACATTCCTCCAGATGTAGATCATTATGCAGCTATGGTTGATATTCTTGGCCGCTCAGGGAGATTAGAAGAAGCATATGAGCTTATTGATGAGATGCCACTCATTCCCAGTTTAGCAGTTTGGGAGGCATTGCTTACCGCTGCAACAATTCATGGAAATGTAAGGCTGGCAAACCTGGCAGCAAGAGAGCTGGTTTCGATTGAGCCCAGTGACCCTAGAATTCAAAGGCTGATTTATAATCTGCAGGATCTGGCTGGAAAGTCTGTTGATGTACCACACATGATAGTATCCAACAAAGGAAGAGAGTTGGAAGAGGTTGATAGCTGTTCAGTTGAAATTGAGAACAAGGTCTATTTGTTCTCAACTGGTGATAATTTTGTTTTAGAGTGTACAGTAGCTGAACTGAAATCTATTATGGTTCAGATCGGAATCTCAATGCTGAATACCAGTAGCGGGACTCCAGATGTTGAAGAAGAGAAGGAAGAATTATCTGCAATGCATTGTGAGAAGCTAGCAATTGCTCTTGCAATTTCAAATTCACCTCCTTTCAGAAGCATACGGATAATAAAAAATGTAAGGATGTGTCGCCATTGTCACACATTTTCCAAGCTTGTTTCAGAAAAGTACGAGCGGCAAATACTGATCAAGGATTCAAATTGTTTGCATAAGTTTAAGGGTGGAAAGTGCTCCTGTGAAGATTATTGGTGA
- the LOC120677745 gene encoding uncharacterized protein LOC120677745 has product MESLPLTAEAIAFTEKKMDMTLEDIIKMSKKKNPGGKKPPRQPIKKRPFQNGNSIQGNTKVQRFMESRSTIRQGVLAQRRSNLGGNQFPVTKQAAKKAAAMPMRNKAGRWNKPSTSTLVQRRPVSDAFQNGKAKETQNQAAPRTMDALFAQMKAQRMRTVPQQQANPATGHQFSQQRRVQQQQRRGRGYGGRNVGNQ; this is encoded by the exons ATGGAATCACTACCCCTAACAGCTGAAGCTATTGCCTTTACCGAGAAAAAGATGGACATGACTTTGG AGGATATAATTAAGATGTCAAAGAAAAAGAATCCTGGAGGCAAGAAACCCCCTAGGCAGCCG ATCAAAAAACGCCCATTCCAGAATGGCAACTCTATTCAAGGGAATACCAAGGTTCAACGGTTTATGGAATCTAGATCGACCATCAGACAA GGTGTTCTTGCACAAAGGAGGTCAAATCTTGGTGGAAATCAGTTCCCTGTTACAAAACAGGCTGCGAAGAAGGCTGCTGCTATGCCAATGCGCAATAAGGCTGGCAGATGGAACAAGCCAAG TACGAGTACCTTAGTGCAGAGGAGGCCTGTCAGTGATGCTTTTCAGAATGGGAAG GCCAAAGAGACGCAGAACCAGGCAGCACCAAGGACGATGGATGCACTCTTTGCACAGATGAAGGCTCAACGCATGAGGACCGTGCCACAGCAGCAGGCAAATCCTGCCACTGGGCATCAGTTCAGCCAGCAGCGACGTGTTCAGCAGCAACAGAGGCGAGGCAGAGGATATGGTGGCCGTAATGTTGGCAACCAATGA